The Gambusia affinis linkage group LG11, SWU_Gaff_1.0, whole genome shotgun sequence genome contains a region encoding:
- the wu:fc50b12 gene encoding uncharacterized protein wu:fc50b12, giving the protein MPNKAQEDAVTNLSTLQEISQQLGFEWTVLASELGFSRAEIHQFHTKSTERNEQARLMLERWYERSWDKPNKTKLLQDALERAGRRDLAEWLRCLHWGHQKLSKKVELPSAFPFIITVHKTIRNQDALRRINDLNRRFT; this is encoded by the exons ATGCCTAACAAAGCTCAAGAG gatgCTGTGACCAACCTGAGTACGCTGCAGGAGATTTCCCAACAACTGGGTTTTGAATGGACAGTTCTGGCATCTGAACTTGGTTTCAGCCGGGCTGAAATACACCAGTTCCACACCAAATCAACAGAGAGGAACGAACAGGCCAGGCTCATGTTGGAAAGATG GTACGAGAGGTCATGGGACAAGCCAAATAAGACCAAATTACTCCAAGACGCACTGGAGCGAGCAGGTCGGCGTGACCTCGCAGAATGGCTGCGCTGTCTCCACTGGGGTCATCAGAAGTTGAGTAAAAAGGTGGAACTGCCCTCAGCATTCCCTTTCATCATCACCGTCCATAAGACCATCCGAAACCAAGACGCCCTGCGCAGAATCAATGACCTCAACCGCAGATTCACCTAA
- the zgc:101559 gene encoding ras-related protein Rab-33B-like, which produces MAIENKPEEEFDTVFNLNDSLEFSSHSEHDCGKARIFKIIVIGDSNVGKTCLTYRFCGGTFLKNPEATIGVDFRERTVVLDGETIKLQIWDTAGQERFRKSMVEHYYRSVHAVIFVYDVTNLPSFESLPEWVEECSKHAVGPLVPRIIVGNKCDLREHRQVPASAAHCLADGYNFPLFETSAKDPAEKEHVDAIFLTLAYRLKSHKPLRLKQLSESSVRELRNQREQETTFCQC; this is translated from the exons ATGGCAATAGAAAACAAACCAGAGGAAGAATTTGACACAGTTTTCAATCTGAATGATTCCCTGGAGTTCTCCTCTCATTCAGAGCATGACTGTGGAAAGGCACGAATCTTCAAGATAATAGTTATAGGAGACTCAAACGTGGGGAAGACGTGCCTGACTTACCGCTTCTGCGGGGGCACTTTCCTGAAAAACCCAGAGGCAACTATCGGGGTGGATTTCAGGGAGAGGACGGTGGTGCTGGACGGAGAGACCATCAAG TTGCAGATTTGGGACACAGCGGGTCAGGAGCGTTTCAGGAAGAGCATGGTGGAGCACTACTACCGCAGCGTTCACGCCGTCATCTTTGTGTATGACGTGACCAATCTGCCATCCTTCGAAAGCCTCCCCGAGTGGGTCGAAGAGTGCAGTAAACACGCCGTGGGGCCCCTGGTGCCGCGCATCATCGTGGGAAACAAATGTGACCTGAGGGAACATCGGCAGGTGCCCGCCTCCGCCGCTCACTGTCTTGCCGACGGCTACAACTTCCCCCTATTCGAGACTTCGGCCAAAGACCCCGCTGAGAAGGAGCATGTTGACGCCATCTTTCTGACTTTAGCTTATCGGCTGAAGAGCCACAAGCCCCTGAGACTGAAGCAGCTGAGTGAGAGCTCTGTTAGGGAGCTGAGGAACCAGAGAGAACAGGAAACGACATTTTGTCAGTGCTAA
- the slain1a gene encoding SLAIN motif-containing protein 1a, which yields MEAEVLNPQRMADVNGNTKIANAELEVLKLQELVRKLEKQNEQLRSRANAVNNCSVGPHLQSSLSCLHGATACLSDSFSCKYDASSPTRPCFSALRTPAEEPFAYFQPSSASPGAAAEDSSAASASTVLDEVDVLDLNTVLPIGEPDSWLYVNPRAKPPRESMLSPLQWCRQVLDHPGPEVELAKMTLCHRLDQAKRWRGVSSVRPYSCIEGLSALSCPVLPYAKPSALTETPASVPSSVQPVVQPAPPPRASCSLNDRAPTFLSNSALHNVGRRHAAITPQSSLDSDIGVSELEEDSISMSYKLQDMTDVEVMARLQEESLRQDYASTSTSATAGRRSSSFSLHPLRRCELDLEEEDEEDEGYDQLPPPQPRLFRTGSMQRGGIPHSHTFSSFRDCRRTSAGPQFSLSGLSQLSGPSSLIADTHAAYRSGTDKLRRSMPNLIRAPSMPSVPSIPYLASPVNPPSNGPSSLPPMPSLRSSQSFDSSSGLLRLQSSIPSPGQLTQRVQSVGNFSSTPRQQLKATAYVSPTVQQGPTSTSLSTSASLSCILSSTALPQPLKASGSLLPHALKTGINQSAVPRSSLPRPASLVGASGLPRASKIMQPTRSLLAPPKSLAALSALREGSWKDGCY from the exons ATGGAAGCAGAGGTGCTGAACCCCCAGAGGATGGCGGACGTCAACGGCAACACTAAAATCGCCAACGCGGAGCTGGAGGTGCTGAAGCTCCAGGAGCTGGTCCGAAAATTGGAGAAGCAGAATGAACAATTGCGGAGCAGAGCGAACGCTGTAAACAATTGCTCCGTCGGCCCTCATCTCCAGAGCTCGTTGTCGTGTCTGCACGGGGCCACGGCGTGTCTGAGTGACAGTTTCTCCTGTAAATATGACGCTTCGAGTCCGACTCGCCCGTGTTTCTCAGCGCTACGGACGCCGGCGGAGGAGCCGTTCGCGTATTTTCAGCCGAGCTCCGCGTCTCCTGGAGCCGCCGCGGAGGATAGCAGCGCCGCCAGTGCCTCCACCGTGTTGGACGAGGTCGATGTTTTGGACCTGAATACCGTGCTCCCCATCGGAGAGCCCGATAGCTG GCTCTATGTGAATCCCAGAGCCAAGCCACCCAGGGAAAGCATGCTCAGCCCTCTCCAGTGGTGCAGGCAGGTCCTGGACCACCCTGGGCCAGAGGTGGAGCTGGCTAAGATGACGCTCTGTCACAGACTGGACCAAG CAAAGCGGTGGCGAGGAGTGTCCTCTGTCCGTCCATACAGCTGCATAGAGGGACTGTCCGCCCTCAGCTGTCCCGTCCTGCCTTACGCTAAACCTTCTGCACTAACTGAGACTCCAG CCTCGGTGCCATCGTCAGTCCAGCCCGTTGTCCAGCCGGCTCCCCCTCCCAGGGCCAGCTGCAGCCTCAACGACAGAGCGCCCACCTTCCTGTCAAACTCTGCTCTCCACA ATGTCGGTCGCCGCCACGCAGCCATCACACCCCAGTCTTCACTGGACAGTGACATAGGTGTgtcagagctggaggaggacTCCATCTCCATGAGCTACAAACTGCAGGACATGACAGACGTGGAGGTCATGGCACGACTCCAAGAGGAGA GCCTTCGCCAGGACTACGCCTCTACCTCTACCTCAGCCACAGCCGGCCGTCGCAGCTCCAGTTTCTCCTTGCACCCCCTCAGGCGCTGTGAGTTggacctggaggaggaggacgaggaggacgaAGGCTACGACCAGCTGCCGCCTCCCCAGCCTCGACTCTTTCGCACAGGCTCTATGCAGCGGGGCGGCATCCCCCACTCTCACACCTTCTCCAGCTTCAGAGACTGCAGGCGCACCTCGGCCGGCCCCCAGTTTTCACTTAGCGGACTCTCTCAGCTGTCCGGACCCTCCAGCCTGATCGCAGACACACACGCAGCCTACAGGAGCGGCACAG ACAAGCTACGGAGAAGCATGCCCAACCTGATCCGAGCTCCCAGCAtgcccagtgttcccagtattCCGTACCTGGCCTCCCCTGTCAACCCACCCTCCAATGGCCCCTCCTCTTTACCACCAATGCCCTCCCTCCGGAGCAGCCAGAGCTTTGACTCGTCCAGCGGGCTCCTCcgactccagtcctcca TCCCTTCCCCGGGCCAGCTCACCCAGCGAGTCCAGAGCGTCGGAAACTTCTCCAGCACTCCACGACAGCAGCTGAAAGCTACAGCATATGTCAGTCCCACGGTGCAGCAGGGTCCCACCTCCACTTCCCTGTCCACCTCCGCCAGTTTGAGCTGCATCCTGAGCAGCACGGCACTTCCTCAGCCCCTGAAAGCAAGCGGAAGTTTGCTGCCGCACGCCCTGAAGACCGGCATCAACCAGTCGGCCGTCCCGCGCAGCTCGCTTCCTCGTCCGGCTTCCTTAGTGGGGGCGAGCGGACTTCCACGTGCAAGTAAAATCATGCAGCCCACGCGCAG TTTGCTCGCTCCTCCAAAGAGCCTGGCTGCTCTGAGCGCCCTGAGGGAGGGCAGCTGGAAAGACGGCTGCTACTGA
- the kbtbd7 gene encoding kelch repeat and BTB domain-containing protein 7, translated as MASSLGCFNGPEVLEDVNHARGLMHELKLMYDSRLLGDVTIGVQCDDDEEEESLEHREGGRVDVGQVFLCSRNVLAAASPYFKSMFTGGLNESAQERVLIRGVDSESMSVIIDYCYTGRVTITESNVQRLFAAANMLQLEYIRKACSGFMTRRLDHSNCVAMLKFADTYDNPELKENAQAFIARNFNQVFNGGDLCELNSDQFKELLSLDTLDVDCEKTVCSAAIQWLEVNAPVDKEDALQVLTCVRWSLFSEKDKCYLESLAARPLIETYLTSFFSRTAEDGCAMSAPLDAPKHRIGVSAKEMILFFGLPNDNIMCCDPYSEDLYFMAPPLEDLSSQDYKRSTMESLIVCATPDNNLYLASHLSKHFWLYNPVLNSWQELAERLLGRIHSGMGYLNGHVYLLGGRNPVTDVRLKEVECYSIQRNQWTLVAPLPHSLGKMQVVALHDHLYVVNKRRMLCYDPKRNRWRHCGSLRRDKLHKACVFQEQIVCVCDIPVVKAYSPARGEWKRLGDIPIDSRALNYQVIQHSGKLLLLTQTLLQHNKNRVLIHEYDPARDAWKNIMAVYVSTLGPVCVSTRVYPACLGSAHSFSTEEDDDSGSSADWDLDGLTDADSDSGSSSSFSDENW; from the coding sequence ATGGCCTCATCGCTGGGTTGCTTCAACGGTCCGGAGGTGCTGGAGGACGTGAACCACGCTCGGGGCTTGATGCACGAGCTGAAACTGATGTACGACTCTCGGTTGCTTGGCGACGTTACCATCGGGGTTCAGTGTGacgatgatgaggaggaggaatcGCTGGAGCACCGCGAGGGAGGAAGAGTTGACGTGGGTCAAGTGTTCCTGTGCAGCCGCAACGTCCTGGCCGCTGCCAGCCCCTACTTCAAGAGCATGTTCACGGGCGGGCTGAACGAGAGCGCCCAGGAGAGGGTGCTCATCCGCGGCGTGGACTCTGAATCCATGTCGGTCATCATCGATTACTGCTACACGGGCAGGGTGACCATCACGGAGAGCAACGTGCAGAGACTGTTTGCGGCGGCCAACATGCTGCAGCTGGAGTACATCCGGAAAGCCTGCTCCGGCTTCATGACCAGGAGGCTGGATCACTCCAACTGCGTGGCGATGCTGAAGTTTGCTGACACCTACGACAATCCGGAGTTAAAGGAGAACGCCCAAGCCTTCATTGCCAGGAACTTCAATCAGGTGTTTAACGGAGGGGATCTGTGCGAGCTGAACTCGGATCAGTTTAAGGAACTGTTGTCTCTCGATACTTTGGACGTGGACTGTGAGAAGACGGTGTGCTCTGCAGCTATCCAGTGGCTGGAGGTGAACGCACCTGTGGACAAGGAGGACGCCCTGCAGGTGCTGACGTGTGTGCGCTGGAGCTTGTTCAGCGAGAAGGACAAGTGCTACCTGGAGAGCCTCGCGGCGAGGCCTTTAATCGAGACGTACCTGACATCCTTCTTCAGCAGGACTGCAGAGGACGGCTGCGCCATGTCTGCGCCTCTGGACGCACCGAAACACAGAATAGGCGTGAGCGCGAAGGAAATGATCCTCTTCTTTGGCCTGCCCAACGACAACATCATGTGCTGCGACCCTTACTCCGAGGACCTGTATTTTATGGCTCCGCCTTTGGAAGATCTCAGCAGTCAAGATTACAAACGCTCCACCATGGAGTCGCTTATCGTTTGCGCCACGCCGGACAACAACTTGTATTTGGCTTCCCACCTTTCCAAACACTTCTGGCTGTACAATCCCGTCCTCAACAGCTGGCAGGAGTTGGCGGAAAGGCTGCTGGGCAGAATCCACTCAGGGATGGGCTACCTGAACGGCCACGTGTACCTTCTGGGAGGAAGAAATCCAGTCACAGACGTCAGATTAAAGGAGGTAGAGTGCTACAGCATCCAGAGGAACCAGTGGACGTTGGTGGCCCCGCTGCCTCACTCTTTGGGGAAAATGCAAGTGGTGGCTCTGCATGATCACTTGTACGTGGTGAACAAAAGGAGAATGCTCTGCTACGACCCCAAGAGAAACCGTTGGCGCCACTGTGGCTCGCTCAGAAGGGACAAGCTTCACAAGGCCTGCGTCTTCCAGGAGCAGATCGTCTGCGTGTGCGACATCCCCGTGGTCAAAGCCTACAGCCCTGCAAGAGGGGAGTGGAAGAGGCTGGGTGACATTCCCATCGACAGCCGAGCGCTCAACTACCAGGTGATCCAGCACAGCGgcaagctgctgctcctcacGCAGACGCTGCTTCAGCACAACAAGAACAGGGTCCTCATCCACGAGTACGACCCCGCTCGGGACGCGTGGAAGAACATCATGGCGGTGTACGTGTCCACCCTGGGGCCCGTGTGCGTGTCGACGCGCGTGTACCCGGCGTGCCTGGGGTCCGCTCACAGCTTCTCCACGGAGGAGGACGACGACAGCGGCTCCAGCGCCGACTGGGACCTGGACGGCTTAACGGATGCAGACTCCGATTCCGGCAGCTCCAGTTCGTTCTCTGATGAGAACTGGTAG